Proteins found in one Pseudarthrobacter chlorophenolicus A6 genomic segment:
- a CDS encoding maleylacetate reductase, producing the protein MDLEFEHNTLGQRVLFAPGKAAEKLEAEVSRRGAHSIMLIASKAEIEIALGVSSAIEVALTYTDVAPHVPVEKAEKARAAAAEAGTDLLVCVGGGSTTGLAKAIALTSGLPIVAVPTTYAGSEATNVWGMTEASRKTTGVDDVVLPQTIIYDAELTYSLPAGLSMASGLNALAHCIDSMWAPGSDPINQALATEGIRALSQGLPRIKADPRDRKGREQALYGAYLSAVAFAAAGSGMHHKICHVLGGAYNLPHAETHAAVLPHVLAFNAPAAPEAVARIAAAFGAEAAVDGLNALQEAIDAPRALRDYGLAETSILEAVQLILPVVPPTNPRSVTQDALRQLLESAWAGTVPIR; encoded by the coding sequence ATGGACCTCGAATTTGAACATAACACTCTCGGACAGCGCGTGCTCTTCGCCCCAGGCAAAGCCGCGGAGAAGCTAGAGGCTGAAGTCTCCCGTCGCGGTGCACACAGCATCATGCTGATCGCTTCAAAGGCCGAGATCGAGATTGCGCTAGGAGTTAGTTCTGCCATCGAGGTAGCCCTGACTTATACGGATGTTGCCCCGCATGTGCCAGTCGAAAAGGCGGAGAAGGCGCGGGCGGCCGCCGCCGAAGCAGGTACTGATTTGCTGGTGTGTGTTGGCGGCGGATCAACGACAGGGTTGGCCAAGGCCATCGCCCTGACCAGTGGCCTGCCCATCGTCGCTGTTCCAACCACCTACGCCGGATCTGAAGCCACTAACGTCTGGGGCATGACGGAGGCGTCCCGCAAGACGACCGGAGTAGACGACGTTGTACTCCCCCAAACGATCATCTACGACGCCGAACTAACCTACTCCCTGCCAGCGGGGCTTTCCATGGCATCCGGATTGAATGCTTTGGCCCACTGCATTGATTCCATGTGGGCTCCAGGCAGTGACCCCATCAACCAGGCCTTGGCCACTGAGGGCATCCGGGCGCTGTCACAGGGCCTGCCGCGTATCAAGGCTGACCCGCGCGACCGGAAAGGACGGGAGCAGGCTCTCTACGGAGCCTATCTCTCGGCGGTCGCGTTCGCTGCCGCCGGCTCCGGTATGCATCATAAAATTTGCCATGTTCTTGGTGGCGCATACAACCTGCCTCACGCCGAAACTCATGCCGCTGTCCTCCCTCACGTTCTCGCGTTCAACGCTCCGGCTGCACCGGAGGCCGTCGCCCGTATTGCTGCCGCGTTTGGTGCCGAGGCAGCCGTCGATGGCCTTAACGCGCTGCAGGAGGCAATTGATGCGCCACGAGCGCTGAGGGACTATGGGCTGGCCGAGACGAGCATCTTGGAAGCAGTCCAGCTAATACTCCCGGTGGTCCCGCCAACGAACCCACGGTCGGTGACGCAGGATGCCCTCAGGCAACTACTCGAATCCGCATGGGCCGGAACGGTGCCAATACGCTGA
- a CDS encoding thiolase family protein translates to MNQAFVYDAVRTPFGKFGSGLAGVRPDDLAAHVIKESVKRAPGLDPERIDEVVFGNANGAGEENRNIARMGTLLAGLPVSIPGTTVNRLCGSSLDAAIIASRQINAGDADLMLVGGAESMSRAPWVLPKTEKPYPAGDMTLASTTLGWRLVNKAMPKEWTISLGEATERLREKYGVTRQAQDEFAANSHNLSAAAWDEGFYDNLVAPVPGTDLVRDEGIRPGSTAEKLAALKTVFRSEPEGAEVGGTVTAGNASPLSDGASAAWVGSEAAAGLLGLEPLARIAGRGAHGNDPQYFGFAPVEAANKALAKAGIGWDQVGAVELNEAFAAQSLACINAWGIDPAIVNGHGGAIAMGHPLGASGTRILGTLARSLQASGERWGVAAICIGVGQGLAVVLENVTARKA, encoded by the coding sequence GTGAACCAGGCTTTTGTGTACGACGCCGTGCGCACCCCGTTCGGCAAGTTCGGTTCCGGCCTTGCCGGTGTCCGCCCGGACGACCTTGCCGCGCACGTGATCAAGGAGTCCGTAAAGCGCGCCCCCGGGCTGGATCCGGAGCGGATTGATGAGGTGGTGTTCGGCAACGCCAACGGTGCCGGTGAGGAGAACCGGAACATCGCCCGGATGGGCACCCTGCTGGCGGGTTTGCCGGTGTCCATTCCGGGGACCACGGTGAACCGGCTCTGTGGCTCGTCGCTGGACGCGGCGATCATCGCCTCCCGCCAGATCAACGCCGGCGACGCGGACCTGATGCTCGTGGGCGGTGCGGAGTCGATGTCCCGCGCGCCGTGGGTGCTGCCGAAGACGGAGAAGCCCTACCCGGCCGGGGACATGACGCTGGCTTCCACCACCCTTGGGTGGCGGCTGGTGAACAAGGCGATGCCCAAGGAGTGGACCATCTCCCTGGGCGAGGCCACCGAACGGCTGCGCGAGAAGTACGGGGTGACCCGGCAGGCACAGGATGAGTTCGCCGCTAACTCCCACAACCTGTCCGCCGCGGCATGGGACGAAGGCTTCTACGACAACCTCGTGGCCCCGGTGCCGGGCACTGACCTGGTGCGGGATGAGGGCATCCGGCCCGGTTCCACCGCGGAGAAGCTTGCGGCACTGAAGACGGTGTTCCGTTCAGAGCCTGAGGGCGCCGAGGTGGGCGGCACGGTTACCGCCGGCAACGCATCCCCGTTGTCCGACGGCGCTTCCGCGGCCTGGGTGGGGTCCGAGGCTGCCGCCGGGCTGCTCGGGCTTGAGCCTCTCGCCCGCATCGCGGGCCGCGGTGCGCATGGCAACGACCCTCAGTACTTCGGCTTCGCCCCGGTGGAGGCTGCGAACAAGGCCCTCGCGAAGGCGGGCATCGGCTGGGACCAGGTGGGCGCCGTCGAACTTAACGAAGCCTTCGCCGCGCAGTCACTGGCCTGCATCAACGCCTGGGGCATCGACCCTGCCATTGTGAACGGGCATGGCGGGGCGATCGCGATGGGCCACCCGCTCGGCGCGTCCGGCACCCGGATCCTGGGCACCCTGGCCCGGTCCCTGCAGGCCTCCGGGGAACGGTGGGGCGTCGCGGCGATCTGCATCGGTGTGGGCCAGGGCCTGGCCGTGGTGCTCGAAAACGTTACTGCTCGGAAGGCGTAG
- a CDS encoding 3-oxoacid CoA-transferase subunit A yields MLNFADSVQEAVAGISDGSTVMIGGFGNAGQPFELIDALLECGATGLTVVNNNAGQGDQGLALLIKEGRVKKMICSFPRQSDSWHFDAKYKAGKIELELVPQGNLAERIRAAGAGIGGFFTPTGYGTMLAEGKETRIIDGRGQVFETPIHADVALIKALKADGKGNLVYRKTARNFGPIMAAAAKHTIVQVSEVVPVGGLDPENIVTPGIYVNTVVRVAASSSAGKVA; encoded by the coding sequence ATGTTGAACTTTGCAGATTCGGTCCAGGAGGCCGTGGCCGGGATCAGTGACGGTTCCACCGTGATGATCGGCGGGTTCGGCAACGCAGGGCAGCCGTTCGAACTGATTGACGCGCTGCTCGAATGCGGGGCCACCGGACTGACCGTGGTGAACAATAACGCCGGCCAGGGCGACCAGGGCCTGGCTCTGCTGATCAAGGAAGGCCGGGTGAAGAAGATGATCTGTTCCTTCCCGCGGCAGTCCGATTCCTGGCACTTCGACGCCAAGTACAAGGCCGGCAAGATCGAACTCGAACTGGTGCCGCAGGGCAACCTGGCCGAGCGCATCCGCGCTGCCGGTGCCGGGATCGGCGGGTTCTTCACGCCCACCGGGTATGGCACCATGCTGGCCGAAGGCAAGGAAACCCGGATCATCGACGGCCGCGGCCAGGTGTTCGAGACGCCCATCCACGCCGACGTTGCCCTGATCAAAGCCCTCAAAGCCGACGGCAAGGGCAACCTCGTCTACCGCAAGACCGCCCGGAACTTCGGCCCCATCATGGCCGCCGCTGCAAAGCACACCATCGTCCAGGTGTCCGAGGTCGTCCCGGTCGGCGGGCTCGACCCGGAGAACATCGTCACCCCCGGCATCTACGTCAATACGGTTGTCCGCGTGGCGGCTTCGAGTTCAGCAGGAAAGGTGGCTTGA
- a CDS encoding YceI family protein has protein sequence MSISTNSTPSTLLGLTPGIWTLDSSHSEIGFTVRHAGISKVRGSFDEVTATLQVSDTLEKSAATATIAAKSLNSNNLDRDAHVRGGDFFDVEQFPTLTYQSTGCSRNGDTYNLEGKLTIRGLTRPVTLVTEFNGVTVDPFGATRAGFSATTVISRKEFGLTWNAALEAGGVLVGDKVTINIDAAFIATNA, from the coding sequence ATGTCCATTTCGACCAACTCCACTCCTTCCACCCTCCTAGGGCTTACCCCTGGGATCTGGACTCTCGACAGCTCTCACAGCGAGATCGGTTTCACTGTTCGTCACGCAGGCATCAGCAAAGTACGCGGTAGTTTCGACGAGGTGACAGCCACCCTTCAGGTGTCAGACACACTGGAGAAGTCGGCGGCCACCGCAACCATCGCTGCGAAGAGCCTTAATTCCAACAACTTGGACCGCGATGCCCATGTTCGCGGCGGGGACTTTTTCGACGTCGAGCAGTTTCCCACCCTTACCTACCAGTCCACCGGATGCAGCAGAAATGGCGACACATACAACCTGGAGGGGAAACTGACAATCCGTGGCCTCACCAGGCCCGTAACCCTAGTAACCGAATTCAACGGCGTGACTGTCGATCCGTTTGGTGCGACTCGGGCAGGGTTCTCTGCCACAACGGTGATTAGCCGCAAAGAGTTTGGCCTAACGTGGAACGCGGCTCTTGAAGCAGGTGGCGTCCTGGTCGGAGACAAAGTCACGATCAACATCGACGCCGCGTTTATAGCAACCAACGCCTAA